DNA sequence from the Desulfuromonas thiophila genome:
GGCCAGACCGCCGAGGGCGCCGGCCAGGGCATAGCTGGCCAGCCGCACCCGGCCAGCGGCGATGCCGACCACGGCGGCGGCCGTCGGATTGCAGGCCACTGCGCGCATGGCCAGGCCCAAGGAGGTGCGGTAGAAAAACAGACTCAGCAGGCCGATGGCCAGCAGGGTCAGCAGCAGAATCCACAGGGTCTGCGGCAGAACCGTGGCACCGAGCAGCGCGATGGGCCGATCCGGTGTCAGCGGTGGCAGGGCCATGCGGTTCTTGCCCCAGATCAGGCTGATGGCGCCCCGCAGAATGATGGACAGGCCGACGGTGAGAAAGATCAGCACCAGCGGGTCGCTGCTGCGGGCCGGGCGCAGACCGATACGTTCCAGCAGCATGGCCACCAGCGCCACCAGCAGCAGGGCCAGCGGCAGGCCGGCCGCCATGGGCAACCCCAGACTGAACAGGGCTGAAAACAGGCACATGCCGCCGAGAGTGACAAAATCAACCTGGACGAAGTTGACAATGCCCATGGTGTTGTGAACAACGCAGAAACCCAGGGCGATAAGGGCGTAGATGGCGCCACTGGTGAGGCCGCCGAGAAAAAACTGCAGAAAATCGCTGAAGTTGTTCACCAGAGTCCTCGTTCGCCGGAATGCAAAAAAGTGGCGACAGGGTAGAGCAGACAGCCGCAACAGTCAATAAAACAAAGGTTTGAATGGCCTGGCTGCGGCCTGGGGCGTCAGCGGAGGGGGAATGATGGCGGTCAAAAGAACCGCAAGCCGGAAAATGCCAGGCGGTGGGGGAAGGGCATGCAACAGGAACGGGGCCCGGCACTTGCCGGACCCCGCGGAGAACGTGATGTTTAATTCTGACTAAAAGGGCCGGATTTCAAAACGTTGCTCAATGCCTGCCTGCTGGAAGGCGCCATTGTACATGGCGGCGACATCGTTGTAGA
Encoded proteins:
- a CDS encoding branched-chain amino acid ABC transporter permease; this translates as MNNFSDFLQFFLGGLTSGAIYALIALGFCVVHNTMGIVNFVQVDFVTLGGMCLFSALFSLGLPMAAGLPLALLLVALVAMLLERIGLRPARSSDPLVLIFLTVGLSIILRGAISLIWGKNRMALPPLTPDRPIALLGATVLPQTLWILLLTLLAIGLLSLFFYRTSLGLAMRAVACNPTAAAVVGIAAGRVRLASYALAGALGGLAGVLVTPITTLSYDVGVLLGLKGFAAAILGGFGSFPGAIVGGVGLGLLEAFSAGYLSSAYKDVVAFVVLLLVLALRPQGLLGRH